One Dietzia sp. JS16-p6b genomic window carries:
- a CDS encoding chromosome partitioning protein has protein sequence MTQSPRPPRDAVPDHPAGRTVAVDVADPDLDADVRAVLAALALDPASRDVDTADVVVTDRHHADPRPGGARVVRVGTEDAPDDDEVVRLPSGTADLVGALLAPVASARGSLVAVVGAVGGCGVSTLAAAIAVRAADFGRTLLVEADPRGTGIDLVLGVESEPGLRIEDVRAELGGPDPDALWGAAPEIVTGCRVLARSRDRDEAPVARSASDGALGAVSAHRSAGGLVVCDVGGFAAGDPVLARADLVVVVTRADFQGAVAAGRITHDLAGVTLVIRAHRGDPLEPADVADAAGVARWHVLPEVRSVRRLAGNGALGGALETGALRSRWPLRRLGAVADALLGEVLTGGR, from the coding sequence GTGACCCAGAGCCCCCGCCCACCGCGCGACGCCGTCCCCGACCACCCGGCGGGCAGGACCGTCGCCGTTGATGTGGCCGACCCGGATCTGGACGCCGACGTCCGGGCGGTGCTCGCCGCGCTGGCCCTCGACCCCGCCTCCCGGGATGTCGACACCGCGGACGTGGTGGTGACGGACCGGCACCACGCCGATCCGCGGCCCGGCGGGGCTCGTGTGGTGCGGGTGGGAACCGAGGACGCCCCTGACGACGACGAGGTGGTCCGCCTACCCTCCGGGACCGCGGATCTCGTCGGGGCGCTCCTGGCCCCGGTCGCCTCGGCTCGCGGATCGCTCGTGGCCGTGGTGGGAGCGGTGGGGGGATGCGGCGTCAGCACCCTGGCGGCCGCGATCGCCGTCCGCGCGGCCGACTTCGGCCGGACCCTCCTGGTGGAGGCGGACCCGCGGGGCACCGGGATCGACCTGGTCCTGGGGGTGGAGTCCGAACCGGGACTGCGAATCGAGGACGTGCGCGCCGAGTTGGGCGGTCCCGACCCGGACGCCCTGTGGGGCGCCGCACCCGAGATCGTGACGGGGTGCCGGGTGCTGGCCCGGTCGAGGGACCGAGATGAGGCCCCGGTGGCGAGGTCGGCCTCCGACGGCGCCCTCGGCGCGGTGTCGGCACACCGGTCGGCGGGCGGACTGGTGGTCTGCGATGTGGGCGGGTTCGCGGCAGGCGACCCGGTGCTCGCGCGCGCGGATCTCGTCGTCGTGGTGACCAGGGCGGACTTCCAGGGTGCCGTCGCGGCCGGTCGGATCACCCACGACCTCGCCGGCGTCACCCTGGTGATCCGCGCGCACCGTGGGGACCCGCTGGAACCGGCGGATGTCGCCGACGCGGCGGGGGTCGCCCGGTGGCACGTCCTGCCGGAGGTCCGGTCCGTGCGCCGTCTGGCCGGCAACGGTGCCCTCGGCGGGGCGCTCGAGACCGGAGCGCTCAGGTCGCGTTGGCCGCTGCGGAGGCTCGGAGCGGTCGCGGACGCCCTCCTGGGGGAGGTGCTCACCGGTGGGCGGTGA
- a CDS encoding TadA family conjugal transfer-associated ATPase, whose amino-acid sequence MGGEGSGTASIPGDLVDRVRARLAGLGVEPDPDEVVRAVRAESDALHGHLDLLRTARLVREHLAGAGPLEALLASPGVTDVVVDGPGPALVDRGRGLEETDVVVATEPELRALAVRLAGRAGQRLDDARPWADGVVRSRDGMAWRLHAVLPPVAVDGTCLSLRVSRPAQATFDRLVESGTVPPQAEQLLRALVAARIGYLVVGGTGSGKTTLLAALLGLVPPGERLLCVEDSPELRPAHPHVVRLVVRHGNVEGAGGVAMSDLVRQALRMRPDRIAVGEVRGGEVADLLAALNTGHDGSAGTVHANSPTELPARLEALGALGGLDRAALSAQVAASLRVVVGMRRLPDGRRVVDSMGVVRRDAQGIVVDPAWRADGAETPGRPVFDALIAGAVR is encoded by the coding sequence GTGGGCGGTGAGGGATCCGGTACGGCCTCGATCCCCGGCGACCTGGTGGACCGGGTCCGCGCCCGATTGGCCGGCCTCGGGGTGGAGCCGGACCCCGACGAGGTGGTGCGCGCCGTCCGGGCCGAGTCCGACGCCCTCCACGGCCACCTGGACCTGCTGCGGACCGCGCGCCTGGTCCGCGAGCACCTCGCCGGCGCCGGGCCGCTCGAGGCGCTCCTCGCGAGCCCCGGGGTCACCGACGTCGTGGTGGACGGGCCTGGTCCGGCGCTCGTGGACCGCGGGCGGGGGCTGGAGGAGACCGACGTGGTGGTGGCCACCGAGCCGGAGTTGCGGGCCCTCGCGGTGCGGTTGGCGGGACGTGCCGGCCAGCGGCTCGACGACGCCCGGCCCTGGGCGGACGGGGTCGTGCGGTCCCGGGACGGGATGGCGTGGCGGCTGCACGCGGTCCTGCCCCCGGTCGCGGTGGACGGGACCTGCCTGTCACTGCGGGTCTCGCGACCCGCGCAGGCCACCTTCGACCGGCTCGTCGAGTCCGGGACGGTGCCGCCGCAGGCCGAGCAACTGCTCCGCGCGCTGGTCGCGGCCCGGATCGGGTACCTGGTGGTGGGCGGGACAGGCTCGGGCAAGACGACGCTCCTGGCCGCACTGCTCGGCCTGGTGCCGCCGGGCGAACGGCTGCTGTGCGTCGAGGACTCCCCGGAACTGCGACCCGCCCATCCGCACGTCGTCCGGTTGGTGGTGCGGCACGGCAATGTCGAGGGCGCGGGCGGGGTTGCCATGTCCGATCTGGTCCGGCAGGCGCTGCGGATGCGCCCCGACCGGATCGCGGTGGGCGAGGTGCGGGGCGGCGAGGTGGCAGACCTGCTCGCCGCGCTCAACACCGGGCACGACGGGAGCGCCGGCACCGTCCACGCGAATTCACCCACGGAACTCCCGGCACGACTCGAGGCACTCGGAGCCCTCGGCGGGCTCGACCGCGCGGCGCTGTCCGCGCAGGTCGCCGCCTCGCTCAGGGTGGTGGTGGGGATGCGGCGACTGCCCGACGGGCGGCGGGTTGTGGACTCCATGGGAGTGGTCCGGCGGGACGCACAGGGGATCGTGGTGGACCCCGCCTGGCGCGCCGATGGGGCAGAGACTCCCGGTCGACCGGTCTTCGACGCCCTGATCGCGGGGGCCGTCAGGTGA